The nucleotide sequence AGACAAAGATGAAGACAGTCTTCTTCAGCTTAGCTCACAGactgaatttgaaaatactctgtagaaaaaaagtaagcacAGGTGTATGAATATGTGTGTGCCAGGGAGAAATCTTAAACAGTAATAGTTTTGCAATGGCAGTGTCACCATCTGGGTATATAAAGTCTGGTTGTGTTCAGATACAGTGTATctaggaaagaagaaatggtTGAGCACTACCATAAACATAAGCTTTATGAGTTGTTATTTGCTCacaagaaagaataatttttaaaagcagagagCTAATGCTGTAAGTACCATAGTTCAAAGGGGAGGACAGATGAATTATGCAGAGGTAATAAAAGCTATTAGTGGTTTACCATAATTTGCATCTTCCATTCCATACGAAActtgtttagaaataaataaataaataaattgttggattttaaaatgttcattagAATCACATaaagaggtgttttttgttgttgtttgtttgttcgttttccACAGAGATGAAGCACAGTTGTTCCTACTAGTTTGTAATTTGGAGAGGGTTTAAAgatgttttccattaaaatgcTCTAATTGTTTGTGGTATTATTGCAAAAcattatataaaatatcagaattGCGCAGCAGTATCTAAGACAGGGCTATAGAGCACAGTCAGTGCTCGGTCTTGAAATAAATTCCTAGATCTCTGCATCTGTGGACATTGCTCTAAATGCCTCCTAACACTGCCAGCATATAGCCTTGTTATTTTAACTGCCTTTTCTTAATGTGGATGACCAGCATGAAGACCTACTGAATTTAGTACTGGGAGTGCTGCGCTCCTGGAATGATCCCCTGATCCATCTGGCCTCTGAGGTACAAAGAATCAAAGAAGCTCCAGACACCATCCTCTGGAAGGCTGTAGAGATTGAGGAACAAAACAAGCGGCTTCTAGAAGGAATGGAGAAAATAGTTGGGCGGGTAAGTATTAGGTCCTTCCAGTCCTTCCAGCCTCTTGATGTAAAGAAGCCACATACAgtagtaaataaaaacagaaacagtggATTCTGAGGAAAAAGGGGGATACAACATAGCTGAAAAGTTCTCAGATTCAGTTATAATTCTTTCTGCTGTCTCGTGATTTCCAAAGAGGCAATGTGATGTGATTTGCCGAGCATAATCCAGCATATTCCCAAACCTGCTTCAAGGGAAAGTATAATCATCAGGACTGGAAAtcttcattttatctttaaGCATTTGAATTTGCAAATTTTTGTaggctgtttctgttttttcacatCCACATACTTACATGTACATATAAGCTTATTTATACATGTCTGTATACATATAGGTATTGTATATAGCTTTCAGAAATGGATAATGTGTTTAAAACTGTTCTTGAAGTCTGGCCTATTGCAAAGATGTGGCACACAACAAAGtatctttcatttctcttttcctatcATACTGTTTCTTCAAAACTGTGGCTCTGACTCAGTTCTCCCTACACTTGGAGGGTTAGACAGCAAGGCTGTTTTTTGACAAAACCCATACTCAAATACCCCTTGCTATCAGTAATTGattgaaagctttactgaatAAAATCAACTCtggcttgtttatttttaaaggggcCTCTGGCAGTCCCTATATATCATTCTGTCAGTGAGCAATATGTTAATAAGAGGTTCTGACTTTACTGGCTTTTGCTTAGGCTAGGAACAGTTGGACAGCATTAACAGTACCACCATCTCTGTGTCCACCACGTTCCAATGGGTCACTCATGGTCTCTCTCTTTCAGTTTGGTGACTACTTACTCAGAAACCTTATCCCATCCAGGCCCTCAGTGCATTTATCAGTGCATTTATCAGTGTAATCAAGCACATCTCTATCCCATATTCAGGTGGGGATCCAAGATAACAGTAGAAGTCAGGTGCCATTGCAGTTACCCTGTCACCACCTTCTCATTCACATTGTTTATGGAACGGAGTTGAAGATGAGGTTGGCAAATGCATTAGTGTCAAACCATGTTTTTGAGTGACTGCAggtctatttttcttttttaccagTTGCATAAACTAAGTGAGAGAGGCTGCGCAGATATACTCCTGTGTGCTTTCATGAAGTATAACtgatgggaaataaaaaagattcaCAAGTACCAATAGGCACAGATTTCTTTCCTACTATGAAAGGTAGATTTCTGTGATGTGAGAAAATGAATGATTGCTTCTTTCAAACGAGGTGATCTAAACCAATCTTCACCTCAGATACTAAGTTATTACACAAGTTCCTACATGTAGCTTTCTAACATTAGAGGTCAGTATATCactcacagctttttttttttttttaatggaatatgAGGTACAATACATCTGAAGATGTATTGTTGAAAGATTTGCCAGGTAGCATGCTCTTCAGGCTGCCTGTTATCAGAGAAACAACCTAAGAGATGGGCTGAGACAAAGCTGGAGAAACAAGTTTTGAAAGCAAGTGCTTACGACTTTAAGGTGGAGGAAACCAAAAGGAGATGCCACTGATGAGTCCATGCATAAAGGAAGGTTTGACTTCTCAGCAAAGTCAGATTCCACCAGACACTGGTTAACACATTAGGTCTCTTAGAACACTGACAGCTGAGCTTCTTACATATTTTAgggaaataaactgaaaaatctgaTTGAAATTCACTCAAAATCCGCATGAGGATATAAAACATTGTACAGAATAATGCAAACCATAACAGAAAAGACTTTATGAGCTGTACACTACTATCTAGCATTCCTCAAGGCCAGTATTTCTTAATTCTCTGTCCTACATCCAGTCAGATTCATTATTATCTACTACGGTATCATTTTGTGCCTTTAGGTTCATTCTGGCGACATTGGAAATGAAGTTTATTCTCAGTGGGAAGGCCTTCCATCCTTGCAACTTGCTGATGAGGACTCCAGACTCTTTGCCTTTTACAACCTGCTGCATTGCCTCCGCAGAGATTCCCACAAAATTGACAACTATCTCAAGGTTTTGAAGTGCCGCCTAATACATGATAGCAATTGCTAAGTACTCCTGGGCTTCATCGCTTACTAAAATCATTCATCATGGTATTCTTGTTGCTTTGCCACTTTTCATTGCAAACTTTACGAAAAGTCACACTGTACAGTGTCAGGATCATCAGTAACTTTCAGGCGTGTTCGTGTGAATTCTGGCTGCAACTGTCAGTATCATTTATGttggtgttttaaaatgttataaattactTGTATGACAAGAATACACTTTTCTGTCTGATCTCTTTACCCAGTAGCATTTCAGTGATAACTATATCATgcatatacaaataaaaatattattaaatccAAAACCACATAACACCAAGTGGAATCAATGAACGAAAAATAGCTAGGATGGCTTACACCTTTAGCAATAGCTTCTCCTTTTGGATCTCAGTCTCCAGTTACTGATACATGACAGAATatcttgctttcatttctgtctacaccccaccccattcccaccccctcaaacaaaacaaaacaaaacaaaaagagagaaatagagCTAAAAGAGGTGggacttcaaaaagaaattttttcaCCTAGATTACCCTAAACTAAAAGAAATCTAACCTGGCTCACATAGTCATTGATTCCACAAATAGTCTgcagataaaaaacaaacaaatgaaaaaaacacaacgtGTGGCATTTATGGCATTTTAGGGACAGATCcagatatttctatttctgtactGACTGTCTGGGGAAGAAGCATTTCCAAAGTCTCACTACTTTTAAAGTACTACCTGAGGAACCAATACATTTCAACCAGTAGTCCCAATAGGAAATGCAAAGCATCCACTCATGATCTTATCCACCTACTCTTCACATTCCTCACAAGTGGTGTGGTGGTTGCAGTTGTTTAGAAAACTTTCGAGCTATAAACAGGCACTTGCTGAACTAAGCTGTCTGCTGTCCCGAACCCAATGCGTCTccattcattttgcatttagtCACACTCAGTTCTCcaagttttcattttgaaacagtGATGTTAACCATCAGAAAACTGGAGATACCAAAAAAATTGActacttctaaaaaaaaaaaaaaaaagcttcaaggAAGAAGCAAAATAGCAGCTGAAGCCATTGACCATATCTATATACCGTCTTTGTAAGCCATAAACACACTCAGCCTTGAGTTCACCATTCAGCTCCAGCAAAGAGGAGCTTAAATTCAAATCAGCTTCTCAGGGGTTTGGCTGTTTGGCTTCCCACTAGACAAGCCTGCTGCATTACTCCTGCTAAGCCAGGTGGGAGAAAGAGGAGATGAATTTGAGGACTTAAGCCTCACAttaccataaaaaaaataagcacaacCATAACATCTATTTGCTACCACATAAATATACCTATACATAAAATTTACATAGTAGTAAATACCtattatgtaaataaatgtgAGATTAGATAATACCTACCGCAACAAAGGTCTAATTTCAACCAATTCTATGATGgaagtaaaagggaaaaaaaaactcatacatgtatacacatatgtatTATTGTCTTTTATCTACTCATATTTTCAATCACTGATTGCCTCAGACTTTATCTAGAAAAGTATAGACTGAGCCCACTGTTAATGTATATAAAATCACCTGTGCCGCAAACAAATTCCTTGTTAGACAAGTCATAAATGCCAACTTTCATAAACTCTGAAATGAACAAAACTTGGGACATATGCAACATCAGTTTAACAACACACAGATGTACAACATGAcaataaagaaatcaaatggGTAAAATTTGCCAAGCAAAATGCAAGTGCACTGACTAGAATTTAGTATGATCATAATATTCCACTTTCTCTTAAAATGccaaggggggtgggggggtgggaagcattttgaaggggaaaaaaaagaaaaaaaaaactcctttgtAATTATCACAAGTGCTTAGAATTACAGTGAGAGTTcttattcagaagaaaacatgaataatGGGACTACTCTGTATTGAGCTTGGAAAACGATTATGTCTCACTGAGTAAACTCCTACCTCAGAATCTCTTTAGAATTCAAAAGCAACTTGATTAATAGGGCAGACAGTCATAATTTTACACTTACATGACTAGATCTAAAACAATTACTTTCATTAACCGTTTAAAAATTACAGTGCTAAAACAACTGTTTAAAACTTGCATGTACTGGCTTTATTGTAGCTTGTTCTACTACAAATGcaagtttttaatttcataaagaagcacagaagagaaagggaaaaaatattctaaacaACTGAAAAGCTATCTGGTTCACAGCTGTTTAGCTAAAGGGGTATTTAGAGCTGATCTGGTTAATATTCTGAGTCATCACAGCTGTCATAGAGACAGAAAGATGCTGAACCCCATGAGCACACTCAAAGCTACACCTTCATTGTCAAGTGTCCTGGCACAGACAATGCCTTCAGAATGCAGTTGCTACTCTGAATGTTCAGACCACAATACAGGCAATTGGCAATTCTCTTTTATTCAGTTGCTAATAAGAACAATACATTCTTATCTCACTAATATTTTGTTAATTAGCACATGTTTGTAAGACCTGAGCAACTATTGTCTTTCATCCAATAAAAAGTTACATAGCTAATCTCttattttatacaaaaatgAATAGAGAACAAGTGCgttctttcaaaatgaaagaaactgaTATCAATTAGTAAGAGCTTTATTACAACTGTATTAAATTCTAACTATTCCAGGTTTTCAGCATTCAAAGTGTCCAGTTTTCTGATTACTTATTCAATACCCAAATAGGCCATATTTAAATCTATGCTGGTTTATTTACTTCTGTTCATTTAAGATGGCTTAGTAATAGGAGTAATGGCAAGAAAAGGTCCACATGAATGAAATATTGGCTCaattctgtttcctttaaaaatgatatTCAAGCTTCCATAGATGGCACTAAATATAAGATAAGAACTTTTGACATGAAATCTAAATGGTATGAAGGTCAAAGCAATTCATCACTGGGAGCATTTGTCACTGAACACAACAGAGATACAGAGATATGCAGAATAAAAATCTAACTTACTATTCATGACTTGTATCTAGAGTCTAGGACTATATTCAACCACTGgagcaaacaaagaaatttaAGGGTGATTTTAAAGCCAAAGGAAGGTTTTAAAAGGGGGGGATTTTACTGACTGTGTATGTCATCTGGAATCAGGCACTTAATTAGCAATGTaatgatctctctctctctctctcttttttttttcttttctttttttttttttttttttttgaaatcctACAGAAAGTCTGCAACTGTTGAAAtcctatcaggaaaaaaaaaaaaaaagagagagagagaattggCAAGGCATCTGTACAATACAGTTTACCTTCACGATATTATTTCAAAGGCAATCCACAATTCTAACAACAAGGGATAAAGTGTAGAAACCACACATACCAcctaaatttaatttctgaacAACAGAAATTCTCTGAAGGctacattttaaattcagtctGCTTATTATAAATGAAATGTATACAAACAAATTATGTCAGAGATGTTAACTCAAGATTCATGCATGTATATAACCATATactatagaaatgaaaatactagAATAATGCATGGGAATAACATCAGAGGCACATATATTCCCAGGGAAATTACTGGGTTTACTGATCTGTGAAGCTATTTACACATATGACTATTTCTATCTTGAGCTCTTAACGACTTGTGACTGCAAATTACTTCATGAAATCCTGAAGACTGAAGTTGACCCTCAAGATTCAATTCAATTGAAATTTAAGAGTGACTATCCATAGGTTTATATTAGTGTTAAAAAGAGGTTTAAAACTAGTTTTAAAACATAGATACCTTTTTGAAGTTTCTTATGTTGGTATCCATATATAGGAATGAAGATAAGTTCAAATAAACATCAATCTACAAAAACAGTAGGAACATCAAccatgaatttcttttttttttttttccaaagaactcAATGAAACTGACATAATCACAAATGCATATCAGTGTATACCAAGAAAACCCTTGTTCCTATGTATTCTTTCTtaaagactctttttttttcctacaagtTACAATGACCATCAGCTCAATACCTCAACAATATGTACTATCCTTGGGATTTTAAAGCTATATTTAGAGACATTCCCACATAATTGAACActaaaaaaatgtgcattttctcacagtgatttttcatttcatttattcaattatgaggaggaaatgaaagcaaatgaataaTGGTGCCTAATGTCCCCTGaactatgttttctttgtttgtttcctcaCAGGTGAAAGCAGTAAAAATTGTCCGTATATCCTTAAtctgggggggatggggggtggggggaaagtGTAGACCTCCCATTATCTTCGACTTTTCGGGTTGTTTTAAGGTCCCAACAACATATTCCATGGAACACAAAGAATGTTCATCAAACACAATGCCATCTTAAAGGATAATACAGAGCacacctttaaaaaacaaatgctgtcaCTTGTTTTGTCATTAATTCTCTTTCATACTGCCATATTTATCCTCTTTTAATCATCCAAAAAGCACTAGACTCTCATGCTAAAAACTCTGCTTTTGTGGGAAAAATGTGTTGTGATAGAATACTGCCTTCTAACCTGTCTCCAAAAGAGAATTTCAGGGTCTTAtacttttcccttcccttcccttcccttcccttcccttcccttcccttcccttcccttcccttcccttcccttcccttcccttcccttcccttcccttcccttcccttcccttcccttcccttcccttcccttcccttcccttcccttcccttcccttcctttccctttcgTACTTGCACTGAATGGTAGGGTATATCCGTATTGTACAATCCACATCTTCCTATTTTTCCTCATCAGTGCACAAACTAAGTGAAAGGCGGTTATAGAAAGACTTTCAGGATCACAGAAACCCTTGGTCACTGGCTCAAGAAGAATGGATGTTCAGAGATAAATGTTCATTTCCTATATATGACTGACACTGAGCCCCACTAAAATTCCTGAGGATATGCCTTGGACAGAGCCTTCTAGAAGAAATTCCTATATTTCAAAACCATTACAAAAATGATAGCAGAGACACTAGACAAAATTTGTTCAAGAACAAGTTCATTACAAACATGTCTTTACATTTTATCCAGTCTGCTATCAAGAAGTGCTTCATCAAGcacaaaaaataattgtatttaccataccactttttttttttctaaataaattataGGGTTTGTTACACTGAAGAGTTCAGATCAATTATTAAATCATGAGTGACAATGTAAGTCATCAAAAATGTTAAGAGCATTCAGTCTAACTTATCAAAGAAGCTGCAAAACTCATATAATTTCTACCATACACCCACCACATGTTGCAAAGGAGTTTTCAGAGCACTAAATACATAACTTGTATGTATACTCAAAGATTAGGAATTAGTTTGTGTGATAAATGTGTTACTCTAAAAATATGCCCACTttgtgatggattttttttttactctatcAAGCTGACTACCCCCCTGTACATTTCAGTGTTAAATAAATCAGAAGTTAGTAAAgaataatacaattttttttacgGGATTATCAGGGTGCCTAGACCCACATTCAGCAACCTGGTCACCATCACTGTACACTAAAATGGCACAAAAAAGGGTCTCTTCCCAGCAAGGTCCTGCTCTGTTTATTTATAATTCAAataagaaggaaacagaagtgAGATATAACATAGTTCGTCTCTgttattctttttaatcttttgctaAGGTTGCTAATGTTCTTACATTGTCAGAGTATGCAGGGATGTGAAAAGGAAGTTCAAGGCCCATTTGGAATTAGATCTGGCAAGGaatgtcaaggacaacaagaagggcttcttcaaatacgtcagtagaaaaaggaaggctGGGGAAAATGTCAGCCTGCAGCTGAATGGGGCaggtgccctggtgacaaaaaatatggagaaggcagaggtgcAGAAGgacttttttgcttcagtcatTACTGCTAAGATCAGCCCTCAGGAATTTCAGACCCTGGAGACAAGAGAGGAAGTCcagagaaaggaggactttcccttggtcAAAGAGGATCAGGTCAGAGATCATCTAAGCAGAACTGACATCCACAAATCCCTGGGCCCTGATGTAATGCACCCATGGCTGCTGAGGGAGCCAGTCGAtgttattgctaggccactctccatcatctttgaaaggtcgtGGAGAACAGGTTGCCTGAGGACTGAAAGAAAGCCAgtgtcactccagtcttcaaaaatggcaagaaggaggacccagacaactacaggccagtcagcctcacttccatccctggaaagatgatggaacagctcatcctagaggtcatctccaagcatgtggaggTTAAGAAGGTGATCAGCAATAGTCAGAATGGATTCGACAAGAATAAATCATGTTTAACCAATCTGATATccttctatgatgagatgactagctgggtagatgaggaGAGAGcggtggatgtggtctaccttgacttcagcaaggcttttgacactgtctcccataacatcctcatagacaagctcaggaagtgtggcctagatgagtggacagtgaggtggattggcAATTGGCTGGATGGTAGAGCTCAGAGGGCTGTGCTTAGTAGTGaggagtctagttggaggcctgtagctagtggtgtcccccaggggtcaataCCAGGTCAAGtgttgttcaacttattcatcaatgacctggacAATGGATCTAgagtacaccctcagcaagtttgctgactacacaaagctgggagaagtggctgataccccagagggctgtgctgccattcagagagacctcagcaggctggagggttgggccaAGAGGACCAAGGGAGGTCTTGCACCTAGgaaggaataaccccaagcaccacaggctgggggctgtcCTGCTagagggcagctctgcagagagagacctggaagtcctggtggacagcaggctgaccacaagtcagcaatgtgcccgTGTGGCCAcgaaggccaacggtatcctgggctgcattcagaagtGTTGCCagaaggtcaagggaggtgatcctcctcctctactcagccctggtgaggccacacctggagtattgtgtccagttgtGGGCTCGCCAGTaccagagggacatggagctactggagtgagtccagaggagggctacgaagatgattagaggactggaacACCTGTCatacaaggacaggctgagagaactgggcctgtttagcctggaaaagagaagactgaggggagacctcatcaatgtgtataaatatgcgaggggagggtgtcaataggatggagccagtctcttttcagttgtgcccagtgacaggatgagaggcaacaggcacaaactgaagcacaggaggttccggctgaatatgaggaggcacttctttcctgtgagggtgacagagcactggaacaggttgcccagagaggttgtggagtctcattctctggagatattcaaaacccgcctggttgccatcctgcgcaatgtgctctaggtgatcctgcttggcaggggggttggactagatgatcttcagaggttgcttccaacctcagccattctgtgattccgtgattctgtaGAAACAATTCCTACAATATACAGAGAGATATTATTGCACTTACCTTTACTGGCTTCATCTTTGAAAGCACTGTACATGTTTTGTAGGATTAGGCTATAATCATAAATGACAATAGGCTCTTTATTTTGCCAGAAGATTAAAATAAGAATAGTCTTCCCCAGCAGCCATTCTTGGGAGATTTCTAGACtgatttcacagagaaaaatagttcaaataactcaaaaaaatattcaagctTTTTGATGATTATCTAAACCTAACTAAAACCTCACAACCTTTCGGACATTCCAACATCCTGTACCTACAGCACAT is from Anser cygnoides isolate HZ-2024a breed goose chromosome 2, Taihu_goose_T2T_genome, whole genome shotgun sequence and encodes:
- the PRL gene encoding prolactin, with the translated sequence MSTKGASLKGLLLVVLLVSNMLLTKEGVTSLPICPNGSANCQVSLGELFDRAVKLSHYIHFLSSEMFNEFDERYAQGRGFITKAVNGCHTSSLTTPEDKEQAQQIHHEDLLNLVLGVLRSWNDPLIHLASEVQRIKEAPDTILWKAVEIEEQNKRLLEGMEKIVGRVHSGDIGNEVYSQWEGLPSLQLADEDSRLFAFYNLLHCLRRDSHKIDNYLKVLKCRLIHDSNC